One stretch of Ananas comosus cultivar F153 linkage group 6, ASM154086v1, whole genome shotgun sequence DNA includes these proteins:
- the LOC109711548 gene encoding pyruvate dehydrogenase E1 component subunit alpha-1, mitochondrial-like isoform X1 codes for MALLRRLVSSSSSSSSSSALLRPILTSPLSRPFSSDQTLTIETSVPFTGHKIEPPSRSVDTSPAELLSFFRDMSLMRRMEIAADSLYKAKLIRGFCHLYDGQEAAAVGMEAAITKKDSIITAYRDHCTFLARGGTLVEAFAELMGRRNGCSDGKGGSMHFYKKDARFYGGHGIVGAQVPLGCGVAFAHKYLKEGAVTFALYGDGAANQGQLFEALNISALWDLPVILICENNHYGMGTAEWRAAKSPAYYKRGDYVPGLKVDGMDVLAVKQACKFAKEHALANGPIILEMDTYRYHGHSMSDPGSTYRTRDEISGVRQERDPIERVRKLILAHELATASELKDTEKEVRKEVDDAIAQAKESPMPDPSELFTNVYVKGFGVESFGADRKEVKAVLP; via the exons ATGgcgctcctccgccgcctcgtctcctcctcctcctcctcctcctcctcctccgcgctCCTCCGCCCCATCCTCACCTCG CCCCTCTCTCGCCCCTTCTCCTCCGACCAAACCCTAACAATCGAGACGAGCGTCCCCTTCACCGGGCACAAGATCGAGCCCCCCTCGCGCTCCGTCGACACCTCCCCGGCGgagctcctctccttcttccgcGACATGTCCTTGATGCGGCGCATGGAGATCGCCGCCGACTCCCTCTACAAGGCCAAGCTCATCCGCGGCTTCTGCCACCTCTACGACGGCCAGGAGGCCGCCGCCGTGGGCATGGAGGCCGCCATTACCAAGAAGGACTCCATCATCACCGCCTACCGCGACCACTGCACCTTCCTCGCCCGCGGCGGCACCCTCGTCGAGGCCTTCGCCGAGCTCATGGGCCGCCGCAACGGCTGCTCCGACGGGAAGGGCGGCTCCATGCACTTCTACAAGAAGGACGCGAGGTTCTACGGCGGCCACGGCATCGTCGGCGCGCAGGTCCCGCTTGGGTGCGGCGTCGCCTTCGCGCACAAGTACTTGAAGGAGGGGGCCGTCACATTTGCGCTCTACGGCGACGGCGCCGCGAATCAGGGGCAGCTCTTCGAGGCGCTCAATATCTCCGCTCTCTGGGATTTGCCCGTCATTTTGATCTGCGAGAACAACCACT ATGGAATGGGGACGGCGGAATGGAGGGCGGCGAAGAGCCCGGCGTATTACAAGCGCGGTGACTACGTTCCCGGACTGAAG GTTGATGGAATGGATGTTCTTGCTGTAAAGCAAGCATGCAAATTCGCTAAAGAGCATGCTCTTGCAAATGGTCCCATT ATCCTTGAAATGGATACCTATAGGTATCATGGACACTCTATGTCGGATCCAGGGAGCACTTATCGGACTCGTGATGAGATCAGTGGCGTACGACAG GAGCGTGATCCAATTGAAAGGGTTAGAAAGTTGATCTTGGCCCATGAACTAGCCACTGCCTCTGAGCTTAAG GATACGGAGAAAGAAGTGAGAAAAGAGGTTGATGATGCCATTGCTCAAGCTAAG GAAAGCCCTATGCCTGATCCATCTGAGCTCTTCACAAATGTGTATGTGAAAGGTTTTGGGGTGGAG tctTTTGGTGCAGACAGGAAGGAGGTGAAAGCTGTTCTTCCTTGA
- the LOC109711548 gene encoding pyruvate dehydrogenase E1 component subunit alpha-1, mitochondrial-like isoform X2: MALLRRLVSSSSSSSSSSALLRPILTSPLSRPFSSDQTLTIETSVPFTGHKIEPPSRSVDTSPAELLSFFRDMSLMRRMEIAADSLYKAKLIRGFCHLYDGQEAAAVGMEAAITKKDSIITAYRDHCTFLARGGTLVEAFAELMGRRNGCSDGKGGSMHFYKKDARFYGGHGIVGAQVPLGCGVAFAHKYLKEGAVTFALYGDGAANQGQLFEALNISALWDLPVILICENNHYGMGTAEWRAAKSPAYYKRGDYVPGLKVDGMDVLAVKQACKFAKEHALANGPIILEMDTYRYHGHSMSDPGSTYRTRDEISGVRQERDPIERVRKLILAHELATASELKDTEKEVRKEVDDAIAQAKESPMPDPSELFTNVYVKGFGVESFGADRKEVKAVLP, translated from the exons ATGgcgctcctccgccgcctcgtctcctcctcctcctcctcctcctcctcctccgcg CTCCTCCGCCCCATCCTCACCTCCCCCCTCTCTCGCCCCTTCTCCTCCGACCAAACCCTAACAATCGAGACGAGCGTCCCCTTCACCGGGCACAAGATCGAGCCCCCCTCGCGCTCCGTCGACACCTCCCCGGCGgagctcctctccttcttccgcGACATGTCCTTGATGCGGCGCATGGAGATCGCCGCCGACTCCCTCTACAAGGCCAAGCTCATCCGCGGCTTCTGCCACCTCTACGACGGCCAGGAGGCCGCCGCCGTGGGCATGGAGGCCGCCATTACCAAGAAGGACTCCATCATCACCGCCTACCGCGACCACTGCACCTTCCTCGCCCGCGGCGGCACCCTCGTCGAGGCCTTCGCCGAGCTCATGGGCCGCCGCAACGGCTGCTCCGACGGGAAGGGCGGCTCCATGCACTTCTACAAGAAGGACGCGAGGTTCTACGGCGGCCACGGCATCGTCGGCGCGCAGGTCCCGCTTGGGTGCGGCGTCGCCTTCGCGCACAAGTACTTGAAGGAGGGGGCCGTCACATTTGCGCTCTACGGCGACGGCGCCGCGAATCAGGGGCAGCTCTTCGAGGCGCTCAATATCTCCGCTCTCTGGGATTTGCCCGTCATTTTGATCTGCGAGAACAACCACT ATGGAATGGGGACGGCGGAATGGAGGGCGGCGAAGAGCCCGGCGTATTACAAGCGCGGTGACTACGTTCCCGGACTGAAG GTTGATGGAATGGATGTTCTTGCTGTAAAGCAAGCATGCAAATTCGCTAAAGAGCATGCTCTTGCAAATGGTCCCATT ATCCTTGAAATGGATACCTATAGGTATCATGGACACTCTATGTCGGATCCAGGGAGCACTTATCGGACTCGTGATGAGATCAGTGGCGTACGACAG GAGCGTGATCCAATTGAAAGGGTTAGAAAGTTGATCTTGGCCCATGAACTAGCCACTGCCTCTGAGCTTAAG GATACGGAGAAAGAAGTGAGAAAAGAGGTTGATGATGCCATTGCTCAAGCTAAG GAAAGCCCTATGCCTGATCCATCTGAGCTCTTCACAAATGTGTATGTGAAAGGTTTTGGGGTGGAG tctTTTGGTGCAGACAGGAAGGAGGTGAAAGCTGTTCTTCCTTGA